The following are encoded together in the Capsulimonas corticalis genome:
- a CDS encoding PAS domain S-box protein: MSNAQDEAERQDAAQALLESERRYLTLFETMAHGVVWQDHAGRITSVNAAAQRMLGMTLEQLQNMSKLDPSRAGVHEDGSPFRDEDRPSILALQTGRPVRNVLLGFQHPTLPGTRWLRIDATPELDPAGGPPLGVYSVLEDITDRVRAEREATEAARTVTTILENVTDAFFAINKEWRYTYVNRRGEEVSGHTSEQLIGRSIWDIYPDIIDTMFDEQFHNVMNGGDPVTFEALYTASQTWYRAHVYPTPDGIAFYLRNIMHERRAAEERQSAEIRQREFMRDVLASVTNGKLRLCFREADLPGAPPRAERITLTPEQGLRRLRQVAEEAARAEGFADERCHDLVTAASEAGMNAVVHAGGGAAYVGVLPEKIVQIWIVDEGPGISMENLPRAALQKGYTTAGTLGHGMKMMLRAVDRVFLRTSPSGATVVLEQEPVPKPSLLLNDW; this comes from the coding sequence TTGTCGAACGCACAGGATGAAGCCGAGCGTCAGGACGCCGCGCAGGCGCTTTTGGAGAGCGAGCGCAGATACCTGACCCTGTTCGAGACGATGGCTCATGGCGTCGTCTGGCAGGATCACGCCGGCCGAATCACATCGGTCAACGCCGCCGCCCAGCGCATGCTTGGAATGACGCTGGAGCAGCTTCAAAACATGTCGAAGCTCGATCCCAGCCGGGCTGGCGTCCACGAGGACGGCTCCCCGTTTCGTGATGAAGATCGTCCTTCGATTCTAGCGCTTCAAACCGGGCGTCCGGTTCGGAACGTTCTCCTCGGCTTCCAGCATCCCACCCTGCCTGGAACCCGCTGGCTTCGCATCGACGCCACCCCAGAACTCGATCCCGCCGGCGGACCGCCGCTGGGCGTCTACTCGGTCCTGGAGGATATTACCGACCGTGTGCGCGCCGAGCGTGAGGCGACGGAAGCGGCGCGCACCGTAACCACCATTCTGGAGAATGTGACTGACGCCTTCTTCGCGATCAACAAAGAATGGCGCTATACCTATGTCAACCGGCGCGGCGAGGAAGTATCCGGACACACCTCCGAGCAGCTCATCGGACGCAGTATTTGGGACATCTACCCAGATATCATCGACACGATGTTTGACGAGCAGTTCCACAACGTCATGAACGGGGGCGACCCGGTGACATTTGAAGCGCTCTACACGGCGTCGCAGACCTGGTATCGCGCGCACGTTTATCCGACACCCGACGGGATCGCCTTTTACCTGCGCAATATCATGCACGAGCGCCGCGCCGCGGAGGAGCGTCAATCCGCCGAGATACGCCAGCGCGAGTTCATGCGGGATGTCCTCGCCAGCGTCACCAACGGCAAACTGCGCCTTTGTTTCCGCGAAGCCGATCTGCCCGGCGCGCCGCCCCGCGCCGAGCGCATTACCCTGACACCGGAGCAAGGTCTGCGCCGCCTGCGCCAGGTCGCCGAAGAAGCCGCCCGCGCGGAGGGATTCGCCGACGAGCGCTGCCACGATCTGGTGACCGCCGCCAGCGAGGCGGGCATGAACGCCGTGGTCCACGCCGGCGGCGGCGCGGCGTACGTCGGCGTCCTCCCCGAAAAGATCGTGCAGATCTGGATCGTCGATGAAGGCCCCGGAATCTCGATGGAAAACCTTCCCCGCGCCGCGCTGCAAAAAGGCTACACGACCGCCGGAACTCTCGGCCACGGCATGAAGATGATGCTGCGCGCCGTTGACCGCGTCTTCCTCCGCACCAGTCCTAGCGGAGCCACCGTCGTCCTCGAACAAGAGCCAGTCCCCAAGCCCTCCCTCCTGCTCAACGATTGGTAA
- a CDS encoding PAS domain-containing protein codes for MTLRKPEDENSTEDSSQDAMRALEESKRRYLTLFETMAQGVVWQDNTGRVTSANPAAERILGFTEAQLKARSPALDRANFPLRDDGSLYTYEDRPTIKALYTGQPVLGAILGFPHLKLGELRWIRVDAIPEIDPNGGPPLGVYTVFEDITDRRRARMEAAETARKAVTILENVTDAFFALDKDWRYTFVNGRGVEMAGRAAQELIGRCIWDIYPDLVGTVFEAQYQSVMNGGAPVTFEAYYAASQVWYRVHAYGTGDGVAFYLRDVTAERRTREDSIAAARRQREFMRDVLFSVTNGKLILCLEERDLPGPRPECPGILLTQTEGLRGLRRAAEEAARAEGFIDDRCFDLVTAVSEAGMNAVVHAGGGVAFVRTLPSQIVQTWIIDEGPGISFENLPRAALEKGFTTAGTLGHGMKMMLRSTDRIFLRTTPTGAVVVLEQGPHAEPSLLLNEW; via the coding sequence ATGACCTTGCGGAAACCCGAGGACGAAAACTCTACCGAAGACAGTTCCCAGGATGCGATGCGAGCGCTGGAGGAGAGCAAGCGCAGATATCTGACGCTGTTCGAAACGATGGCTCAGGGAGTCGTCTGGCAGGACAACACGGGGCGCGTGACCTCGGCCAACCCCGCCGCTGAGCGTATTCTGGGCTTCACGGAGGCGCAACTCAAGGCGAGGTCACCCGCGCTCGATCGCGCCAATTTCCCGCTGCGCGACGACGGCTCCCTGTACACCTATGAAGATCGCCCTACGATCAAGGCGCTCTATACCGGCCAGCCCGTGCTGGGCGCGATCCTGGGATTTCCGCATCTCAAACTCGGCGAACTGCGCTGGATTCGCGTCGACGCGATTCCGGAGATCGACCCAAACGGCGGCCCGCCGCTGGGCGTTTATACGGTCTTTGAAGACATCACCGATCGACGCCGCGCCCGCATGGAAGCGGCGGAGACGGCCCGCAAAGCCGTCACGATTTTAGAGAACGTCACCGACGCCTTCTTCGCGCTGGACAAGGATTGGCGTTACACTTTTGTCAACGGGCGCGGCGTCGAGATGGCGGGCCGCGCCGCCCAGGAGCTCATCGGCCGATGCATCTGGGATATCTATCCGGACCTTGTCGGCACGGTGTTCGAAGCCCAGTACCAGAGCGTCATGAATGGCGGCGCTCCCGTCACATTCGAGGCGTACTACGCCGCGTCCCAGGTCTGGTATCGCGTCCACGCCTATGGAACGGGCGACGGCGTCGCCTTTTACCTGCGTGACGTCACGGCCGAGCGGCGGACCCGAGAAGACAGCATCGCGGCGGCGCGGCGCCAGCGCGAATTCATGCGCGACGTGCTTTTCAGCGTCACCAACGGCAAGCTGATCCTCTGCCTGGAGGAGCGTGACCTGCCCGGCCCGCGTCCGGAATGCCCCGGCATCCTGCTCACCCAGACCGAAGGCCTGCGCGGGCTGCGCCGCGCCGCCGAGGAGGCCGCCCGTGCGGAGGGCTTCATTGACGACCGCTGCTTTGATCTGGTCACGGCGGTCAGCGAAGCCGGCATGAACGCCGTCGTCCACGCCGGCGGCGGCGTCGCTTTCGTCCGCACTCTCCCCAGCCAGATCGTACAAACGTGGATCATCGACGAAGGCCCCGGCATCTCCTTCGAGAACCTCCCCCGCGCCGCCCTCGAAAAAGGCTTCACCACCGCCGGCACCCTCGGCCATGGCATGAAGATGATGCTCCGCTCCACCGACCGCATCTTCCTGCGCACCACCCCAACCGGCGCCGTCGTCGTCCTCGAACAAGGCCCTCACGCCGAACCTTCCCTGCTCCTCAACGAGTGGTGA
- a CDS encoding DUF6368 family protein, translated as MGPCYQILLPRAWTDNDEKKLDEVIDAVSAEHTGRDCWVADTRPVHGITVLTHGRSFIIGTSPFDLSDAMHPVVQAKFMAAFGFTPADIAVVICANCKDKVDHVILAELLAGVADLLDGIIPMQVLLPTRDLPQRLQRSVWVNKAAWSECEPYQREMLAGMQGRLVTIPDYNDYWDCHWVSQYADAAFLRWWMTHPSFRMPG; from the coding sequence GTGGGGCCGTGTTACCAAATATTGCTGCCGCGCGCATGGACGGATAACGACGAGAAGAAGCTGGATGAAGTGATCGACGCCGTGAGCGCCGAGCATACGGGGCGCGACTGCTGGGTGGCGGACACCCGCCCGGTCCATGGGATTACGGTCTTGACACACGGCCGGTCGTTTATTATCGGGACATCGCCATTCGATTTGTCGGACGCCATGCATCCGGTGGTGCAGGCGAAATTCATGGCGGCGTTCGGGTTCACTCCGGCGGACATAGCGGTGGTAATATGCGCGAACTGCAAGGATAAAGTCGATCATGTGATCCTGGCCGAACTGCTCGCCGGCGTCGCCGATCTTCTGGATGGGATTATCCCGATGCAAGTGCTGCTTCCTACCCGCGATTTACCCCAACGCCTTCAACGCTCGGTGTGGGTCAACAAGGCGGCCTGGAGCGAGTGTGAACCGTATCAGCGCGAAATGCTCGCGGGGATGCAGGGGCGTCTGGTCACGATTCCTGATTACAACGACTATTGGGACTGCCACTGGGTGAGCCAGTACGCCGACGCTGCGTTCCTGCGCTGGTGGATGACCCATCCTTCGTTCCGCATGCCGGGATGA
- a CDS encoding GGDEF domain-containing protein, whose amino-acid sequence MEVKNTKVNDGLRAEPENGDFSVPLWLTSGHGALRSLVDPDVFQERMDKECAKSERERTPLSLALIGVEDFPMVRRANREAQGDEVMRVIASAIAACGSSEAIVARYGDQEFAVVTPGDLKDIRAILSQIRASLAYVKYRRAGYPENIPHMLAVGLSIFPYDAANREELFTLADRRLHASRIYESTRLH is encoded by the coding sequence ATGGAAGTGAAGAACACGAAAGTAAATGACGGGCTGCGGGCGGAGCCGGAAAACGGTGATTTCTCGGTTCCGCTCTGGCTGACATCGGGTCATGGGGCGCTGCGGAGCCTGGTGGATCCGGATGTCTTCCAGGAGCGCATGGACAAGGAATGCGCGAAGTCCGAGCGCGAGCGCACGCCGTTGTCGCTTGCGCTGATCGGGGTGGAAGACTTTCCGATGGTCCGCCGCGCGAACCGCGAGGCGCAGGGCGACGAAGTCATGCGCGTGATCGCCTCGGCGATCGCCGCGTGCGGATCCTCGGAGGCGATTGTCGCCCGTTATGGCGACCAGGAATTTGCGGTCGTGACGCCCGGGGACCTCAAGGATATCCGCGCCATCCTGTCTCAGATCCGCGCCTCGCTCGCCTACGTCAAGTACCGCCGCGCGGGTTACCCGGAGAATATCCCGCACATGCTGGCGGTCGGCCTGTCGATCTTTCCGTACGACGCGGCAAACCGCGAAGAACTCTTCACGCTCGCCGACCGCCGCCTGCACGCGTCCCGAATTTATGAGAGCACACGACTGCATTGA
- a CDS encoding methyl-accepting chemotaxis protein — protein MNWFTDLKIGRKLALGFGLCLLFCTLVGATAVNRMGTMNATMHRAIGDSVVGLHALARINAGARRLRTLEFQHAIESSPKAIAGFERDMTECRAEVDLAMQEYGSSATDSVDQKNFTALQSEWREYTGAHDAMLMPMSRRFEEKDAVTLLNGSMRTQFHALTDNLDVMLEWNHAHGDWYGREVQQTFRAASKAVCAALIFALLFASFLGFYITRLITRSIADVAERLTSLETVDIDSLRKAVHAMENGDLTVPVLSHTQKLSPRSRDEVGAMAQTFNGMLGQIEATIASFRTSQATMGEMVRSIQTTASEVSSASATLASSAEQIRAGSGEIADTMQEVAIATDQSARGASEVAQGASNQAEALSQGADLVRHLVVAVNSVARDAGTTAQSAAQANSAATEGAGAVSEAIVGMQRIREAVGESAHVIQELGDASKQIGEIVGTIEDIAEQTNLLALNAAIEAARAGESGRGFAVVADEVRKLAMRSRQATHEIGQLIARVQSHTGDAVRAMETGSQEVVKGCALAEGAGAALSKIRVEMTRVDDQVQSICAAAEEMLASSQEVSKSISDVEFIVQQSSAAAEEMSASAEEVSASVQTVASAITEQSLAVQQLVTSSVRLSGIAGDLKCSASRFVTEETPSEPASLLKAA, from the coding sequence ATGAACTGGTTCACGGATTTGAAGATCGGGCGCAAGCTGGCGCTGGGATTTGGCTTATGCTTGCTCTTCTGCACGCTGGTCGGCGCCACCGCCGTCAACCGCATGGGGACAATGAACGCGACCATGCACAGGGCGATCGGCGATTCGGTCGTTGGACTGCATGCGCTGGCTCGGATCAATGCGGGAGCGCGTCGGCTGCGGACACTGGAGTTCCAGCACGCGATTGAGAGCTCGCCCAAAGCCATCGCCGGCTTTGAACGGGATATGACGGAGTGCCGGGCCGAAGTCGACCTGGCGATGCAGGAGTATGGATCCAGCGCGACCGATTCGGTCGATCAGAAAAACTTCACGGCGCTCCAGTCTGAGTGGCGGGAGTATACCGGGGCGCATGACGCCATGCTGATGCCGATGAGCCGCCGGTTTGAGGAAAAGGACGCCGTGACGCTGCTCAACGGGTCCATGCGCACGCAGTTTCACGCGCTCACGGACAATTTGGATGTGATGCTGGAGTGGAACCACGCGCACGGCGACTGGTACGGAAGGGAGGTTCAGCAGACATTTCGAGCGGCCAGCAAAGCCGTATGCGCCGCTCTTATCTTTGCCCTGCTGTTTGCCTCATTTCTGGGGTTTTACATCACGCGGCTGATCACGCGCTCTATCGCGGATGTCGCCGAACGGCTGACGAGCCTGGAGACGGTGGATATTGACAGCCTGCGCAAGGCTGTCCACGCCATGGAGAACGGCGACCTGACGGTTCCGGTGCTGTCCCACACGCAGAAGCTTTCGCCGCGCTCCCGCGACGAGGTTGGCGCGATGGCTCAGACGTTCAATGGAATGCTGGGGCAGATTGAGGCGACGATCGCTTCGTTCCGCACGTCGCAGGCGACGATGGGGGAGATGGTTCGTTCGATCCAGACAACCGCGTCCGAAGTTTCGTCGGCTTCGGCGACCCTTGCTTCTTCGGCCGAACAGATTCGCGCCGGATCCGGTGAGATCGCCGATACGATGCAGGAAGTCGCCATCGCCACCGACCAGTCGGCGCGCGGCGCCAGCGAAGTAGCGCAGGGTGCATCCAATCAGGCGGAGGCGCTCAGCCAGGGCGCGGATCTGGTGCGGCATCTTGTCGTGGCCGTCAACTCCGTCGCGCGGGACGCCGGGACGACCGCGCAGTCGGCGGCTCAGGCGAACAGCGCCGCCACGGAAGGCGCCGGCGCGGTGAGCGAAGCGATTGTGGGGATGCAGCGCATCCGTGAAGCCGTCGGCGAATCCGCGCATGTGATCCAGGAATTGGGCGACGCCTCGAAGCAGATCGGCGAGATCGTCGGGACCATCGAAGACATCGCCGAGCAGACCAATCTGCTGGCGCTCAACGCCGCAATCGAGGCGGCCCGGGCCGGGGAATCCGGACGCGGTTTCGCCGTTGTCGCGGACGAGGTGCGCAAGCTCGCCATGCGGTCGCGCCAGGCGACGCATGAAATCGGCCAATTGATCGCGCGCGTCCAGTCTCATACCGGTGATGCGGTGCGCGCCATGGAAACCGGCTCTCAGGAAGTTGTCAAAGGCTGCGCGCTGGCCGAGGGCGCGGGGGCGGCGCTGTCGAAGATCCGCGTGGAAATGACGCGTGTGGACGATCAAGTCCAGAGCATCTGCGCGGCGGCCGAGGAGATGCTGGCCTCGTCGCAGGAAGTCTCGAAGTCGATTTCCGACGTCGAGTTTATCGTCCAGCAAAGCAGCGCGGCCGCCGAAGAGATGTCCGCCTCCGCCGAGGAGGTCTCGGCGTCCGTGCAGACCGTCGCCAGCGCCATCACCGAACAGAGCCTGGCCGTGCAGCAGCTTGTGACGTCCTCCGTCAGACTGTCCGGGATCGCGGGCGATCTCAAATGCTCCGCAAGCCGGTTTGTCACCGAAGAAACGCCGTCCGAGCCGGCCTCGCTCTTAAAGGCGGCGTGA
- a CDS encoding LuxR C-terminal-related transcriptional regulator: MPTRIILAARRRLIRDGLRSLLDGVPDFDLLDDVGTLTDLHDNPVLRKADVVILEMTILGSACFQGLQRLIARSRSFRVVLICAHANAPLAEQALRSGASAFVSMDDGFAELENAIRAVADGETYVTSELTPAPPSLTEGVTGGGAHAEESLTPREYEVIRMAAEGVTSKQIAERLAISERTAETHRARAMQKLGLMSAVGLVRYALSRGMVFFE, translated from the coding sequence ATGCCAACGCGCATTATTCTCGCCGCCCGCCGCCGCCTCATCCGCGATGGCCTTCGCTCTCTGCTGGACGGCGTTCCCGACTTCGACCTTTTGGACGATGTGGGAACGCTGACGGATCTCCACGACAATCCCGTGCTGCGCAAGGCGGATGTCGTGATCCTGGAGATGACGATACTGGGCAGCGCATGCTTTCAGGGCCTTCAGCGGCTCATTGCCCGAAGCCGCAGCTTCCGGGTTGTCCTGATCTGCGCGCACGCCAATGCCCCCCTCGCGGAACAGGCTCTTCGCAGCGGCGCGTCGGCGTTTGTGAGCATGGATGATGGTTTTGCGGAGCTGGAAAACGCGATTCGCGCCGTCGCCGATGGAGAGACTTACGTGACGAGCGAGCTTACGCCCGCGCCCCCGTCACTGACGGAGGGTGTGACCGGAGGCGGAGCACACGCCGAAGAATCCCTCACACCGCGCGAATATGAAGTGATCCGAATGGCGGCCGAAGGTGTGACAAGCAAGCAGATCGCCGAGCGCCTGGCGATCAGCGAACGGACCGCCGAAACGCACCGCGCCCGCGCCATGCAGAAGCTGGGACTGATGTCGGCGGTTGGGTTGGTCCGCTACGCCCTATCGCGGGGAATGGTGTTTTTCGAGTAA
- a CDS encoding TetR/AcrR family transcriptional regulator, which translates to MEKTAAGAGRRGRPPGEAAQSHAAIMDAVYQMLQETPVRDLTLEAVARRAHVGRPTLYKWWPSKSALILAMFHERIGSELAPSSDGTVEEILRSKVRFLIRQFHGFFGKVMADLIAEGQSDPGILSELYERHMRARREATVAEIERGKANGEFAADLDPELLIDAIFGPIYFRLLLRSAPLTEQYGEELVTQTLRGARPAAGA; encoded by the coding sequence ATGGAAAAAACGGCGGCAGGCGCCGGGCGCCGGGGACGTCCTCCCGGTGAGGCGGCGCAATCGCATGCGGCGATCATGGATGCGGTCTATCAGATGCTTCAGGAGACGCCCGTTCGCGATCTGACGCTGGAGGCGGTGGCGCGGCGGGCGCATGTGGGGCGGCCGACGCTTTACAAATGGTGGCCTTCGAAATCCGCGCTGATCCTGGCGATGTTCCACGAGCGGATCGGGTCTGAATTGGCGCCGTCGTCGGATGGGACGGTGGAGGAGATCCTCCGGAGCAAGGTCCGGTTTCTGATTCGTCAGTTCCATGGCTTCTTCGGCAAGGTCATGGCGGACTTGATCGCCGAGGGGCAGAGCGATCCGGGGATTCTGAGCGAGCTTTACGAGCGGCACATGCGCGCCCGCCGGGAAGCGACGGTCGCCGAAATCGAGCGCGGCAAGGCGAACGGCGAATTCGCCGCCGATCTCGATCCGGAATTGCTGATCGACGCGATTTTCGGCCCGATCTACTTCCGCCTGCTGCTGCGATCCGCGCCGCTCACCGAGCAATACGGCGAGGAGCTGGTCACACAGACGCTTCGCGGCGCTCGCCCCGCCGCCGGCGCGTAG
- a CDS encoding alpha/beta hydrolase yields the protein MDTSVHGNQSLPQAWSVVHPISDKDAAAVAAMRAELGSIKGVLEGIAARPIFDDVMGRVLAPDAVTYEQDTVGGVPGWWCRPAAARPSSAILYLHGGWYSLGSALAYRNFAGQFAARAGADTFVPDYRLTPEHPFPAGLLDAEASWNGLVARGMTRIAIAGDSAGGGLTLSLLSRFAARPAGGVVPVGAVVLSPLTDVALTGASWETRAEADPYFTLAQSVGYARLFLGDHDPKDPLASPLYGDLAGLPPIRVHVGDDETLLDDSRRYAERAVSAGVDVRLDIWTGLPHVFQSSVGALDAAGASLDMLGAFLAERLTPPSLGADVDHIPTQRKSD from the coding sequence ATGGATACTAGCGTTCACGGAAATCAGAGTTTGCCGCAGGCGTGGTCGGTCGTTCACCCAATCAGCGACAAGGACGCGGCGGCGGTCGCGGCGATGCGCGCGGAGCTAGGCTCCATCAAAGGCGTCCTGGAGGGGATTGCCGCGCGGCCGATATTCGACGACGTTATGGGGCGTGTCCTCGCGCCGGACGCGGTGACATACGAGCAGGATACGGTCGGCGGCGTCCCCGGCTGGTGGTGCCGTCCCGCCGCCGCTCGTCCATCAAGCGCGATCCTCTACCTGCACGGCGGATGGTATTCGCTGGGATCCGCCCTGGCCTATCGCAATTTCGCGGGCCAATTCGCCGCCCGGGCCGGGGCGGACACGTTTGTCCCCGACTACCGGCTGACGCCGGAGCACCCGTTCCCGGCGGGCCTGCTCGACGCCGAGGCAAGCTGGAACGGGCTTGTCGCGCGCGGAATGACGCGGATTGCGATTGCGGGTGACTCGGCGGGCGGCGGCCTGACGCTCTCGCTGCTGTCGCGCTTCGCGGCGCGGCCGGCGGGCGGTGTCGTTCCCGTCGGCGCCGTGGTCCTGTCTCCGCTCACGGATGTCGCGCTGACCGGCGCGAGCTGGGAGACCCGCGCCGAAGCCGATCCGTATTTCACGCTCGCGCAAAGCGTGGGGTACGCCCGCCTCTTCCTGGGCGACCATGACCCGAAGGACCCGCTCGCCTCGCCGCTTTACGGCGATCTGGCCGGCCTGCCCCCGATCCGCGTGCATGTGGGCGATGACGAGACCCTGCTCGACGATTCCCGCCGTTACGCCGAACGCGCCGTCTCCGCCGGCGTCGACGTCCGGCTCGACATCTGGACCGGCCTTCCCCACGTGTTCCAATCCAGCGTCGGCGCCCTGGACGCGGCGGGCGCCTCGCTCGACATGCTCGGCGCATTCCTCGCCGAGCGCCTGACGCCGCCGTCACTCGGAGCCGACGTCGATCACATCCCCACGCAAAGAAAAAGCGACTAA
- a CDS encoding SMI1/KNR4 family protein — METLASAMEQAGSRIKDDLLSGLSQQEVVNLTVSLPFPLINDLFDFYEYCNGIAERSKRSDHLIVGHKILSLQAAIRNYQKLTLDTGDDPEDYQNTWFPLLFSDSGSYRVVECGEGSNQGKVLDYDVESGICVQFNSLESMFLTVHEFWSEGLYTIVNDRIEWSTDYKKFNEIGARLNPGAGYWK, encoded by the coding sequence ATGGAAACCCTTGCGTCAGCCATGGAACAAGCGGGCTCAAGGATAAAGGATGATCTCTTGAGCGGCTTGTCACAACAAGAAGTCGTAAATCTTACAGTGTCGCTCCCATTTCCGCTGATAAATGATCTATTCGATTTTTACGAGTATTGCAATGGGATAGCCGAACGATCAAAGAGATCCGATCACTTAATTGTTGGTCATAAAATCCTTTCTCTTCAAGCAGCGATCCGAAATTACCAGAAGCTGACGTTGGATACTGGAGATGACCCAGAAGACTATCAAAATACATGGTTTCCACTTTTATTCTCGGATTCCGGCTCCTACCGTGTGGTTGAATGTGGAGAAGGATCGAACCAAGGGAAGGTCCTCGATTATGATGTGGAATCCGGGATTTGCGTCCAATTCAATTCTCTGGAGTCGATGTTTTTGACCGTCCACGAATTCTGGAGCGAAGGTCTTTACACGATCGTCAACGACCGCATCGAGTGGTCCACTGATTACAAGAAGTTTAACGAGATCGGAGCGCGTTTGAATCCTGGCGCGGGCTATTGGAAGTAG
- a CDS encoding HEAT repeat domain-containing protein, whose protein sequence is MPENELAALIAQLESVYADEHPVLDGILAYGSEAVEPLIAQLQDNDEYGVRTDACVLLGKIGDPLAIPALFEALFDWDIRHVRPQAQIALANFGRPALEYVLARLDGGDTRTTTACIYMLLAFAGPDAISALIRLAASPVFEIRLRAAEALCRLGECQYLDLLADVLETDDGVLAHFAIHAIHQLVEKSHCLAEVDSRVAPILNNIREPNSGEAASPMRQVFQQTAIRILEARERS, encoded by the coding sequence ATGCCTGAGAACGAGCTGGCCGCGCTCATTGCGCAATTGGAGAGTGTATACGCGGACGAGCATCCGGTTTTGGATGGGATCCTGGCCTACGGCTCCGAAGCCGTCGAGCCGCTGATCGCGCAGCTCCAGGACAACGATGAGTATGGAGTCCGGACCGATGCGTGCGTTTTGCTCGGCAAGATTGGCGATCCCCTGGCAATCCCTGCTCTTTTTGAGGCGCTATTTGACTGGGACATCCGGCATGTCCGGCCGCAGGCGCAGATCGCGCTCGCCAATTTCGGGCGTCCCGCGCTGGAATATGTTCTTGCGCGATTGGACGGCGGCGATACCCGCACAACGACCGCTTGTATTTACATGCTTCTTGCGTTTGCCGGCCCCGACGCCATTTCCGCGCTGATCCGTCTGGCGGCCAGCCCGGTATTCGAAATCCGATTGCGGGCGGCGGAAGCGCTTTGCCGACTCGGCGAGTGTCAATATCTGGATTTACTTGCCGACGTTCTGGAGACGGACGATGGAGTTCTCGCTCATTTCGCCATTCACGCGATCCATCAGTTGGTGGAAAAGTCGCATTGTCTTGCCGAAGTGGATTCACGAGTCGCGCCCATTCTCAATAATATCCGTGAGCCGAATAGCGGTGAAGCGGCGTCGCCAATGAGGCAAGTCTTTCAACAGACGGCGATTCGTATTCTGGAAGCTCGCGAGAGATCTTAA
- a CDS encoding SUKH-4 family immunity protein has product MNSWPGEELVFFPLEVTPGPPLSLREFLAERGLPVRAEVFWGFAITPLPLPKSADPHPQGADDYTFLQSHTVPAAGRRPAGDYWLIACDAPDPYISIYHPFLIGVNKATNAIESFLPPHSHTMIFPVNKSVEAFVESLWIHRLFCKRYWDGPQISEAAEAALVRDLWAALETTDPEAFLKPDDVMQPRGFWALMIDSYREMVGGADSEQKQSEGRDA; this is encoded by the coding sequence ATGAACTCATGGCCAGGCGAGGAACTCGTCTTTTTTCCGCTTGAGGTCACACCGGGGCCGCCGCTATCCTTGAGGGAGTTTTTGGCGGAGCGCGGTCTGCCCGTTCGCGCGGAGGTGTTCTGGGGCTTCGCGATTACGCCGCTGCCGCTTCCTAAGTCCGCAGATCCGCATCCCCAGGGCGCCGATGATTACACCTTCCTCCAGTCGCATACCGTTCCTGCGGCGGGACGCCGGCCGGCGGGGGACTACTGGCTGATCGCTTGCGATGCGCCGGACCCCTATATCTCGATCTATCATCCGTTTCTGATTGGCGTCAACAAAGCCACGAACGCCATCGAATCGTTCCTTCCGCCCCATTCCCACACGATGATCTTTCCCGTGAATAAGTCAGTGGAGGCGTTTGTGGAATCGCTCTGGATTCACCGGCTGTTCTGCAAGCGATACTGGGACGGCCCACAGATATCCGAAGCCGCCGAAGCGGCGCTCGTACGAGATTTATGGGCGGCTCTAGAGACAACCGATCCCGAGGCTTTTCTCAAGCCGGACGACGTTATGCAGCCAAGAGGTTTTTGGGCGCTCATGATCGACAGCTATCGGGAGATGGTTGGCGGCGCTGATTCCGAGCAGAAGCAGAGTGAGGGGCGAGATGCCTGA
- a CDS encoding SUKH-4 family immunity protein: MTADQFIASWRYGDLIRIDGSALKALNIPARSHEFLRGAGLPASIPMDQSRRLTLLPSIQVGVGSLFDCVGENAYRALYRSDREIVNAGGLLCLEEGTGSVVWCYPDGAPSTFVNSSVEQFAASATAFCELLEARDEIEDQEALLALYQQFRRRLYVADRRALRSLFYYWPGEIQAYHECDVD; encoded by the coding sequence ATGACCGCGGATCAGTTCATCGCCTCCTGGCGCTATGGCGACCTCATTCGCATCGACGGCAGTGCGCTCAAAGCGCTTAATATTCCGGCGCGATCGCACGAGTTTCTCCGAGGGGCGGGCCTGCCGGCGAGCATCCCCATGGATCAGAGCCGAAGACTCACCCTTCTTCCATCCATCCAAGTCGGCGTGGGATCTTTGTTCGATTGTGTCGGCGAGAACGCCTATCGAGCGCTTTACCGAAGCGATCGCGAGATTGTGAACGCGGGCGGCTTGCTTTGCCTGGAAGAAGGGACCGGCTCCGTCGTCTGGTGTTATCCCGACGGGGCGCCTTCGACGTTTGTGAATTCGAGCGTCGAACAGTTCGCGGCCTCGGCGACAGCGTTTTGTGAGCTTTTGGAAGCCCGAGATGAGATTGAGGACCAAGAAGCGCTTCTGGCGCTGTATCAGCAGTTCCGCCGCCGGCTTTATGTCGCGGATCGCCGCGCCCTGCGCAGCCTGTTCTACTATTGGCCCGGCGAGATTCAAGCCTATCACGAGTGCGATGTCGATTAG